In one Rutidosis leptorrhynchoides isolate AG116_Rl617_1_P2 chromosome 8, CSIRO_AGI_Rlap_v1, whole genome shotgun sequence genomic region, the following are encoded:
- the LOC139861454 gene encoding zinc finger protein JACKDAW, translating into MMSGDMFTVPLQDHHHHHHHHHHLLQQQQHQPSNEQINPTPNLNPNPKPISNLKKKRNLPGTPDPDAEVMALSPTSLMATNRFVCEICNKGFQRDQNLQLHRRGHNLPWKLKQRNTKEPIKKKVYICPEKSCVHHDPSRALGDLTGIKKHFSRKHGEKKWKCEKCSKKYAVQSDWKAHSKTCGTREYKCDCGTLFSRKDSFITHRAFCDALAEESVRFNSVTSNNSGLKNEGMNKSLMNPNFHNGFTQFGSGLRPDFGDQNKPRLSLWLDQANSQFNNLSPMDQMTMNSNLYMSSSSSGLGDMVNNVYGSLTPDSIKEETLASLYSMNQTNQTEPSGPMSATALLQKAAQMGSTRSNPSIFGTSFGLMNSSSTTTSNTAVSLVNNNINSLPQLQVSTSMNNNSSNSSPQGSNLDQQQMFMSINETMAPLKMMNQNELTRDFLGMGGEGGRPPLLPQDLMKFASYGSTMGSMRQFAGNN; encoded by the exons ATGATGTCTGGTGATATGTTCACTGTTCCCCTtcaagatcatcatcatcatcatcatcatcatcatcatcttctgcaACAGCAACAACATCAACCATCTAATGAACAAATTAATCCTACTCCTAATcttaaccctaaccctaaacccataTCTAATCTCAAGAAAAAGAGAAATCTACCAGGCACCCCAG ATCCAGATGCTGAAGTAATGGCACTTTCACCAACGTCGCTAATGGCAACAAACAGATTTGTATGTGAAATCTGCAACAAAGGGTTTCAAAGAGACCAAAACCTACAACTTCATCGTAGAGGTCACAATTTACCATGGAAGTTAAAGCAAAGAAACACAAAAGAACCTATAAAAAAGAAAGTTTATATTTGCCCGGAAAAGAGTTGCGTCCACCATGATCCATCACGAGCACTTGGTGATCTCACCGGAATCAAGAAACATTTTAGCCGGAAACATGGTGAGAAAAAATGGAAGTGTGAAAAGTGTTCAAAGAAGTATGCAGTACAATCTGACTGGAAAGCTCATTCCAAGACTTGCGGTACTAGAGAGTACAAATGTGACTGTGGCACACTTTTCTCCAG GAAGGATAGTTTCATAACTCATCGTGCCTTTTGTGACGCGTTGGCTGAAGAAAGTGTAAGATTTAACTCAGTGACATCGAATAATAGTGGCTTAAAAAATGAAGGTATGAATAAATCCTTGATGAACCCTAATTTCCACAATGGATTCACTCAATTCGGGTCAGGTTTACGGCCTGATTTTGGTGATCAAAACAAGCCAAGATTGTCACTTTGGTTAGACCAAGCAAATTCCCAGTTCAATAATCTTTCTCCAATGGACCAAATGACTATGAATTCGAATCTTTACATGTCGTCGAGTTCTTCAGGTTTAGGTGATATGGTCAATAATGTCTATGGTTCATTAACACCGGACAGTATAAAAGAAGAAACCTTAGCTTCTTTATATTCAATGAACCAAACCAATCAAACCGAACCTAGTGGTCCAATGTCTGCAACCGCGCTTCTTCAAAAAGCGGCTCAAATGGGTTCAACCAGAAGCAACCCATCAATATTTGGGACAAGTTTTGGACTCATGAACTCATCCTCTACTACTACATCAAACACTGCAGTCAGTTTGGTGAACAACAACATAAATTCTCTACCTCAACTACAAGTTTCAACATCAATGAACAATAATTCTTCGAATTCTAGCCCTCAAGGGAGTAATCTTGACCAACAACAAATGTTCATGTCAATAAACGAAACAATGGCGCCGTTGAAGATGATGAATCAGAACGAATTAACTAGAGATTTCTTGGGGATGGGAGGAGAAGGTGGTCGGCCGCCATTGTTGCCACAAGATCTAATGAAGTTTGCATCTTATGGTTCAACAATGGGATCAATGAGGCAATTCGCTGGTAATAATTAG